The following coding sequences are from one Kushneria phosphatilytica window:
- a CDS encoding TIGR03915 family putative DNA repair protein, producing the protein MTLITVTLESDTFRAWRAHARHLLAADIAPEHVLWQDSDSSGDLFADASCQPCPEVVTRRLTLSRRAIDWLETASRFLPHSLHEPTQSRWSLLYRIVWRLARGDGAALLAGDRDGSVLHQRIKAVEHEAHHLHAFLRFHRRAIDESGEPEFVAWFEPAHDVLQEAGEHFLARMGQRRWLIATPLGAVRGDGERFDIERPCPAQARQWARAIPEDDEGTRLWRLYYASIFNPARVNPRVTRRQMPQRFWRYLDEGDLIRPLTLRACHGDQQVAQDQAVGRQKGHTIHYRPASAHDAE; encoded by the coding sequence ATGACGCTGATCACCGTCACACTGGAATCCGATACCTTCCGGGCCTGGCGTGCGCACGCACGTCACCTGCTGGCTGCCGATATCGCCCCGGAGCATGTTCTCTGGCAGGACAGTGACAGCAGCGGTGATCTGTTCGCCGATGCCAGCTGCCAACCTTGCCCTGAAGTGGTGACACGACGTCTGACTCTATCGCGTCGGGCCATCGACTGGCTCGAAACGGCCTCGCGTTTTCTGCCTCATTCACTCCATGAGCCGACCCAGAGCCGCTGGAGTCTGCTTTATCGCATTGTCTGGCGGCTGGCCCGGGGCGACGGCGCGGCACTGCTGGCCGGAGATCGAGATGGCAGTGTGCTGCATCAGCGTATCAAGGCCGTCGAGCATGAAGCGCATCACCTGCATGCCTTTCTCAGATTTCATCGCCGTGCAATCGATGAGTCGGGTGAGCCCGAGTTCGTGGCCTGGTTTGAACCCGCCCACGATGTGTTGCAGGAAGCCGGCGAACACTTTCTGGCCCGGATGGGTCAGCGCCGGTGGCTCATCGCCACGCCACTGGGCGCCGTTCGGGGAGATGGAGAGCGTTTCGACATCGAGCGGCCCTGCCCGGCGCAGGCCAGACAGTGGGCCCGGGCCATACCGGAAGACGATGAAGGCACACGTCTGTGGCGCTTGTACTACGCCAGCATCTTCAACCCGGCCCGGGTCAATCCACGGGTCACCCGGCGGCAGATGCCACAGCGCTTCTGGCGTTATCTGGATGAGGGCGATCTGATCCGCCCTCTCACCCTGCGTGCCTGCCATGGTGATCAACAGGTCGCCCAGGATCAGGCGGTCGGTCGGCAGAAGGGGCACACCATTCATTACCGGCCTGCTTCAGCTCACGACGCGGAGTAG
- a CDS encoding putative DNA modification/repair radical SAM protein, translated as MAQELSQKLIVLADAAKYDASCASSGAPQRSSKGRTGLGATNGTGICHSFTPDGRCVSLLKILLTNFCLYDCQYCINRRSSSVPRARFTPEEVVELTLSMYRRNTISGLFLSSGIIRSSDYTMEQLVRVARLLRHTHEFRGYIHLKTIPDASPELIREAGELADRLSVNIELPTDAGLTRLAPEKNVGSIHTAMNTIHQGVEAAAERGAPRFTPGGQSTQMIIGADDSDDHTILHRAQSLYGDFRLKRVYYSAFSPIPQSPNSVPLAPPPLMREHRLYQADFLMRGYGFRAEELLSSRRQLDLDIDPKLAWALDHREHFPVDLNRAEPMMMARVPGLGMTSVHRLIELRRERRIRYADVARLRCVLDRVTPFIVTQDYRPRGDGIESAALRQSLNTPRPSQLALW; from the coding sequence ATGGCTCAAGAGCTCTCTCAGAAACTGATCGTACTGGCCGATGCCGCCAAGTATGACGCCTCCTGTGCCAGCAGTGGTGCACCGCAGCGTTCATCGAAGGGGCGGACGGGGTTGGGTGCGACCAACGGCACCGGGATCTGTCACAGTTTCACGCCGGATGGTCGCTGCGTGTCACTGCTCAAGATTCTGCTGACCAACTTCTGCCTCTACGACTGCCAATACTGCATCAATCGCCGCTCTTCGAGTGTGCCGCGGGCGCGCTTCACTCCGGAAGAAGTGGTCGAGCTGACCCTGTCGATGTATCGCCGCAACACCATCAGTGGCCTGTTTCTGAGCTCGGGCATCATTCGCTCCAGTGACTACACCATGGAACAGCTGGTCCGCGTCGCCCGGCTACTGCGTCATACACATGAGTTTCGCGGTTATATTCATCTCAAGACCATCCCCGATGCCTCCCCCGAACTGATCCGCGAGGCGGGTGAGCTGGCCGACCGACTCAGCGTCAATATCGAACTGCCTACCGATGCCGGTCTCACCCGGCTGGCCCCGGAGAAAAACGTCGGCAGCATTCATACCGCCATGAACACCATTCATCAGGGTGTCGAGGCCGCAGCCGAACGCGGCGCCCCCCGCTTCACCCCCGGGGGCCAGAGCACCCAGATGATCATCGGCGCCGATGACAGCGACGATCACACCATCCTGCATCGGGCCCAGTCGCTCTATGGTGACTTCCGGCTCAAGCGGGTTTACTACTCGGCCTTCAGCCCTATCCCACAGAGTCCGAACTCGGTGCCGCTGGCGCCACCACCCCTGATGCGTGAACATCGGCTTTATCAGGCCGATTTCCTGATGCGGGGTTACGGTTTCCGCGCCGAGGAGCTGTTGAGCAGCCGACGTCAGCTCGATCTCGATATTGACCCCAAGCTGGCCTGGGCGCTCGACCACCGCGAGCACTTTCCTGTTGATCTCAATCGCGCCGAGCCGATGATGATGGCTCGGGTGCCCGGGCTGGGCATGACCAGCGTACATCGGCTGATCGAGCTGCGCCGCGAGCGCCGCATTCGTTATGCCGATGTCGCCCGCCTGCGTTGCGTACTGGATCGGGTGACACCCTTTATCGTCACCCAGGACTATCGTCCGCGCGGCGATGGCATCGAGAGCGCAGCCCTGCGTCAGTCACTGAATACGCCCCGGCCTTCGCAGCTGGCGCTCTGGTAA
- a CDS encoding iron-siderophore ABC transporter substrate-binding protein — protein sequence MTSASPRPAAQCRPTAETTLLFTCRWWLVVCFMLLALVSLTRTPARADEPSSTPALISLDWAMTETLLAIGVTPLGVAAPESYARWVGEPAIPEGVQDIGLRNQPNLELLAQLAPDGIVTVSFLAGDSRLSRIAPVHIFNIYTSDRDPWQQALRVTRQLGQLTHHQQAAEQLITRVSEEIARIRRSGVDQHSPVAVLQFIDSRHVRIYGQGSLFQSVFDQLGLTNAWQGEANDWGFRQLGIDELAHLPANTRLLVIRPLPTTVDGQLEDNILWQHLPAVRHGQVHELDPVWSFGGLASMARFARELHQALPSGDHGGEP from the coding sequence GTGACCTCAGCGTCACCCCGGCCTGCGGCTCAGTGCCGACCGACTGCCGAAACAACGCTTCTGTTCACCTGCCGGTGGTGGCTTGTTGTCTGCTTCATGCTGCTGGCACTGGTCAGCCTGACGCGCACCCCCGCGCGTGCCGATGAACCCTCTTCGACCCCGGCACTGATCTCGCTGGACTGGGCAATGACCGAAACGCTGCTTGCCATCGGGGTGACGCCGCTTGGCGTGGCGGCACCGGAGAGCTACGCGCGCTGGGTAGGAGAACCGGCCATCCCCGAGGGCGTGCAGGATATCGGCCTGCGCAACCAGCCCAATCTGGAGCTGCTGGCGCAACTCGCTCCCGATGGCATCGTCACCGTGTCCTTTCTGGCAGGTGACAGTCGTCTTTCACGCATCGCTCCGGTCCATATCTTCAATATCTACACCAGTGATCGTGATCCCTGGCAGCAAGCCCTGCGCGTGACCCGCCAGCTGGGTCAGCTGACTCATCACCAACAGGCTGCCGAACAGCTGATCACTCGCGTCAGCGAGGAGATCGCTCGTATCCGCCGATCCGGGGTCGATCAGCACTCTCCGGTCGCCGTGCTGCAGTTCATCGATAGCCGCCATGTGCGTATTTATGGTCAGGGGAGCCTCTTTCAGTCCGTTTTCGATCAACTCGGACTGACCAATGCCTGGCAGGGCGAGGCCAATGACTGGGGGTTTCGTCAGCTGGGCATCGATGAGCTGGCCCACCTGCCCGCCAATACTCGTCTGCTGGTAATCCGGCCGCTGCCCACCACGGTCGATGGCCAACTTGAAGACAACATACTCTGGCAGCATCTGCCGGCCGTCCGCCATGGTCAGGTGCATGAGCTCGACCCCGTATGGAGCTTTGGCGGACTCGCCTCCATGGCGCGTTTTGCCCGGGAGCTTCATCAGGCGCTGCCCTCCGGCGACCACGGAGGCGAGCCATGA
- a CDS encoding multidrug ABC transporter permease/ATP-binding protein, whose protein sequence is MTLLKVVLRHYRLSFIAVMVLSLLSAVLGIGVIAFINRRLIDAQGQTIATLWPFLGLIALLLVISLAAQLSLTLLGHRFVYNLRGRLVKRLLDTDIERIEALGSAPLLAALSSDIRNITVAFVRLPELIQGVVLSLAATVYLVMLSVPLFLVTAAWLIVTLAVGSRMVRSVYHHLGHIRDAEDQLYGDFQAIIDGRRELALNRDRAQQLYEEDFTRHARDYRHHIIRSDTSHLSAGNWTNIMMLGAIGVVFLLANAFGWASTAVAATFALTLLFIRAPLIQAVGALPTLLSGEVAFRRLQALELAPWHPDFQPAEQLPDDWQQLTLEGVRYTYAPRGEDEPFTVGPLALTLKRGEQVFVIGGNGSGKSTFGRLLSGLYAPHEGMLKLDGQSITDVLRPAWRERFAAVLTDFHLFDRLLGPDGEEADPVLVDAWLDRLGMREKVSLTAGRLNDTRLSQGQRKRLALLLAVAEQRDILLLDEWAADQDPVFRRAFYLELLPELRRLGITVIAITHDERYFAQADRLLLMQNGQLRELEGDDYHRASHDALQVASEPAQSPHEPGSPDQ, encoded by the coding sequence ATGACGCTGCTCAAGGTCGTATTGCGCCATTATCGTCTGTCGTTCATTGCCGTTATGGTACTCAGCCTGCTCAGTGCCGTGCTGGGCATTGGCGTGATCGCCTTCATCAATCGGCGCCTGATCGACGCGCAGGGGCAAACCATTGCGACGCTGTGGCCTTTTCTTGGACTGATTGCATTATTGCTGGTGATCTCGCTGGCGGCGCAACTGTCGCTGACCCTGCTGGGCCATCGCTTTGTCTATAACCTGCGGGGGCGGCTGGTCAAACGTTTGCTGGATACCGATATCGAGCGTATCGAAGCGCTGGGCAGTGCACCGCTGCTGGCAGCCCTTTCCAGTGACATTCGCAACATCACCGTGGCCTTTGTGCGCCTGCCCGAGCTGATTCAGGGGGTGGTGCTGTCGCTGGCGGCGACGGTCTATCTGGTGATGCTCTCCGTGCCCCTGTTTCTGGTCACCGCTGCCTGGCTGATTGTCACGCTGGCCGTGGGGAGTCGAATGGTGCGCAGCGTCTATCACCATCTGGGGCATATCCGGGACGCAGAAGATCAGCTCTATGGCGACTTTCAGGCCATCATTGATGGACGTCGCGAGCTGGCGCTGAACCGTGATCGGGCGCAGCAGCTGTATGAAGAGGATTTCACTCGCCACGCACGGGACTACCGGCACCACATCATCCGTTCCGATACCAGTCATCTCTCGGCCGGTAACTGGACCAATATCATGATGCTCGGGGCCATTGGGGTGGTCTTTCTGCTGGCCAATGCCTTCGGATGGGCGAGTACAGCGGTCGCGGCCACCTTTGCCCTGACGCTGCTGTTCATTCGGGCGCCGCTGATTCAGGCCGTCGGTGCACTGCCGACGCTACTTTCAGGGGAAGTTGCCTTCCGACGGCTGCAGGCGCTGGAACTGGCGCCCTGGCACCCGGATTTCCAGCCCGCCGAGCAGTTGCCCGATGACTGGCAGCAACTGACCCTGGAAGGTGTGCGTTACACCTATGCGCCCCGCGGTGAGGATGAACCCTTCACGGTCGGGCCGCTCGCGCTCACGCTGAAACGGGGCGAGCAGGTATTCGTGATCGGCGGCAACGGCAGCGGCAAGTCAACCTTCGGCCGGCTGTTGAGTGGCTTGTACGCACCGCATGAAGGGATGCTGAAACTGGATGGACAGAGTATTACCGACGTCCTGCGGCCGGCCTGGCGAGAGCGCTTTGCTGCGGTGCTGACCGATTTTCATCTGTTCGATCGGCTGCTCGGGCCGGACGGCGAAGAGGCAGACCCGGTCCTGGTCGATGCATGGCTGGACCGGCTCGGCATGCGTGAAAAAGTCAGTCTCACGGCGGGCCGCCTTAACGATACTCGCCTCTCCCAGGGGCAGCGCAAGCGACTTGCCCTGCTGCTGGCGGTGGCCGAACAGCGCGACATACTGCTGCTGGATGAATGGGCCGCGGACCAGGACCCGGTGTTCCGCCGGGCCTTTTATCTTGAGCTGTTGCCCGAGCTGCGCCGCCTCGGCATTACGGTGATTGCGATCACTCATGATGAGCGCTATTTCGCGCAGGCGGATCGGCTGCTGCTGATGCAGAATGGGCAACTGCGCGAACTGGAGGGCGATGATTATCACCGCGCCTCCCACGATGCGTTGCAGGTAGCGTCAGAGCCGGCGCAATCCCCACATGAACCAGGCTCCCCCGATCAGTGA
- the fhuB gene encoding Fe(3+)-hydroxamate ABC transporter permease FhuB: MRQRRVTPGHLCSVLALACVVMIVYRLHQLLPANQWLSALTSPRDEAIEQVVVHFSLLPRICVALLGGAALGLAGTLMQQVLKNPLASPTTLGVANGAQLALVAASLWAPGWLIIGREWVALLGGGLATALVFALAWRRGLAPMAIVLAGLVVSLYLSAINSTLMLFYPERLRDLFIWNAGSLIQNGWGATQFLLLRLALAGGVMLLLLRPLALLDFDDQGARNLGVSLRQLRFVTLAIAVFMTGCVVSQVGIIGFIGLASPAIVRLLGARRLSHRLRWAPVLGALLLLATDLLLQFGSGPLATLLPTGAATAALGAPLLLWLIPRLSLQGDRAPSAPMAYLYRHPAPKRLLMLLGLALLLGVVIALSLSQGREGWHWPAPGNLMDAWPWRAPRVAAAAASGLMLALAGTILQRITGNPIASPEVLGISAGAAIGVLGVIMLTPLASQGASLLFGTLGALLTLGLLVLLNRRNGLAPQRLLLSGVAITALFDALQRLALSGNSPRTQKLLAWISGSTYYVDGTTALIALAAAAVLLIATLPFHRWLDLLPLGEDSAHALGINVRFSRILLLALMAVMTAGATLVVGPLSFIGLMAPHMARLVGLPDARSHLLGAGLIGMLIMVLADWLGRIVAFPDQIPAGLVASLIGGAWFMWGLRRL, encoded by the coding sequence ATGAGACAGCGGCGGGTGACACCGGGGCATCTGTGCAGCGTACTGGCGCTGGCCTGTGTAGTGATGATCGTCTATCGATTGCACCAGTTGCTGCCTGCCAATCAGTGGCTGTCAGCGCTCACCAGCCCCCGGGATGAGGCGATCGAACAGGTCGTGGTGCATTTCTCGCTGCTGCCCAGAATCTGTGTGGCGTTGCTGGGCGGCGCCGCACTGGGGCTGGCCGGCACCCTGATGCAGCAGGTGCTGAAGAACCCACTCGCCTCCCCCACGACCCTGGGGGTCGCCAACGGCGCTCAGCTGGCACTGGTGGCGGCTTCATTATGGGCACCCGGCTGGTTGATCATCGGCCGTGAGTGGGTCGCCCTGCTGGGTGGGGGCCTGGCGACAGCGCTGGTCTTTGCGCTGGCCTGGCGGCGTGGGCTGGCACCCATGGCCATCGTACTGGCCGGGCTGGTGGTCAGTCTCTACCTCAGTGCCATCAACAGTACGCTGATGCTGTTCTACCCCGAGCGGCTGCGGGATCTGTTCATCTGGAACGCCGGCTCGCTGATTCAGAACGGCTGGGGTGCCACGCAGTTTCTGCTGTTGCGCCTGGCACTGGCTGGTGGTGTCATGCTGCTCCTGCTGCGGCCTCTGGCACTGCTCGATTTCGACGACCAGGGCGCACGCAATCTCGGGGTGTCGCTGCGTCAACTGCGGTTCGTGACACTTGCCATCGCCGTTTTCATGACCGGCTGCGTGGTCAGTCAGGTTGGTATCATCGGGTTCATCGGCCTCGCCTCGCCCGCCATCGTGCGGCTGCTGGGGGCACGCCGGCTGAGTCATCGGCTGCGCTGGGCACCTGTGCTGGGTGCACTGCTGCTGCTGGCCACCGATCTGCTGCTTCAATTCGGTAGTGGTCCGCTCGCGACGCTGCTGCCGACCGGCGCAGCCACCGCCGCGCTGGGCGCGCCCCTGCTGCTGTGGCTGATTCCGCGCCTGTCCCTTCAGGGTGATCGGGCACCCAGTGCTCCCATGGCCTACCTCTATCGGCACCCCGCCCCCAAACGTCTGCTGATGCTGCTGGGTCTGGCGCTGTTACTGGGGGTAGTCATTGCGCTCAGCCTGAGTCAGGGGCGCGAGGGGTGGCACTGGCCGGCCCCGGGCAATCTGATGGATGCGTGGCCATGGCGCGCGCCGCGGGTCGCGGCTGCCGCTGCCAGCGGCCTGATGCTGGCGCTGGCCGGTACCATTTTGCAACGCATCACCGGTAACCCCATCGCCAGTCCCGAAGTACTGGGCATCAGTGCCGGGGCGGCGATTGGCGTACTGGGCGTCATCATGCTGACGCCGCTGGCCTCACAGGGCGCCTCACTGCTGTTCGGTACGCTGGGGGCGCTGCTGACCCTGGGCTTGCTGGTGCTGCTCAACCGGCGTAACGGACTGGCGCCGCAACGTCTACTGCTCTCCGGGGTAGCCATTACGGCCCTGTTCGATGCCCTGCAGCGTCTGGCGCTGTCGGGTAACAGCCCGCGCACCCAGAAGCTGCTCGCCTGGATCTCGGGCTCAACCTACTACGTGGATGGCACCACGGCGCTGATCGCTCTGGCAGCGGCCGCCGTGCTATTGATCGCGACGCTCCCCTTCCACCGCTGGCTGGATTTGTTGCCACTGGGCGAGGACAGCGCCCATGCGCTGGGCATCAATGTTCGGTTCAGTCGCATCCTGCTGCTGGCGCTGATGGCCGTGATGACGGCCGGCGCCACGCTGGTGGTGGGGCCGCTTTCCTTCATCGGACTGATGGCGCCGCACATGGCACGGCTGGTGGGACTGCCGGACGCCCGCTCGCATCTGCTGGGCGCCGGGTTGATCGGCATGCTGATCATGGTGCTGGCAGACTGGCTGGGCCGAATAGTGGCCTTCCCCGATCAGATTCCTGCCGGGCTCGTCGCCTCACTGATCGGGGGAGCCTGGTTCATGTGGGGATTGCGCCGGCTCTGA
- a CDS encoding ATP-binding cassette domain-containing protein: protein MFELNAAGFDVSGRTLLQPLDLSFEEGCVCGLIGHNGSGKSTLLKLLAQQQSPTRGSIELDGKPLSQWGSREFARRVAYLPQQLPSAENLTVRELVRFGRYPWHGLLGRFTRRDHQAVDRAIALTHTETLADRLVETLSGGERQRVWLAMLLAQGSDYLLLDEPLAALDVAHQLEVLELVRDLSHELQLGVVIVMHDINMAARFCDRLVALHGGRLLAHGDARELMCDQTLEAIYGIPMHVITHPHGSHPVAVIH, encoded by the coding sequence ATGTTCGAACTCAACGCGGCCGGTTTTGACGTATCAGGCAGAACGCTGCTGCAACCGCTCGATCTCTCCTTCGAAGAAGGCTGTGTCTGCGGCCTGATCGGGCATAACGGTTCCGGCAAGTCGACCCTGCTCAAGCTGCTGGCTCAGCAGCAAAGCCCAACGCGTGGCAGTATCGAACTGGATGGCAAACCGCTCTCCCAATGGGGCAGTCGTGAATTTGCCCGCCGCGTGGCCTACCTGCCACAGCAGCTGCCCAGCGCCGAAAACCTGACCGTGCGCGAGCTGGTCCGATTCGGGCGCTATCCATGGCACGGCCTGCTGGGTCGTTTCACCCGGCGCGATCATCAGGCCGTCGATCGCGCCATTGCGCTGACCCATACCGAAACGCTGGCCGACCGACTGGTCGAAACCCTGTCAGGTGGCGAGCGTCAGCGTGTCTGGCTGGCCATGCTGCTGGCGCAGGGCAGTGACTACCTGCTGCTCGATGAGCCGCTGGCGGCGCTTGATGTGGCCCACCAGCTCGAAGTGCTCGAACTGGTGCGCGATCTCAGCCATGAACTGCAGCTCGGCGTGGTCATCGTGATGCATGATATCAACATGGCAGCCCGCTTCTGCGATCGCCTGGTCGCCCTGCACGGTGGTCGGCTGCTGGCCCATGGTGACGCCCGAGAGCTGATGTGCGACCAGACCCTGGAAGCCATCTACGGCATTCCCATGCATGTCATTACTCATCCACACGGGTCTCATCCCGTCGCCGTCATTCATTAA